The following DNA comes from Tunturibacter psychrotolerans.
TGCCGTCGTCGGTTCGATAGTCGACAGGCCCCCATCAGGATGCGTCACCACCATCGTCAATGGTCTCGCTTACCAACAATGCGGCAGTACTTGGTATCAACCGCAAATGGCCGGCACCACGACCACCTACGTCGTTGTCAATGCCCCGAGATGACCGGGCCTAATCTTCAACCCCCAACAGAATGATCACAATCGACGCAAGAGGGCCTCTGGTGATGAGGCCCTTTTTTCTTCCGCCTACCTTTCGAGCCACGCCGCCCAAACACGCGCCACAATGACCTCACAACATCTCCCCTCAAACTCTGCGAAAATAAAGCTTGTGAAAAAGTTAGCGATCCTAGGTTCGACCGGTTCGATCGGCCACAGCACTCTCTCTATCTGCGAATCCTTTCCCGGCCGCTATCAGGTCATCTCCCTCGCAGCCGGCAATAATATCGACGCTGCGTTCGCCCAGTGCCTCCGCTGGCGCCCAAAGGCGATCTCCCTCGCGACAGAATCATTAGCCGAGAATCTGAAATCCCGTCTCAAAGCCGAGGGCATCACCAACATCGAAGTAGTTCACGGCACATCAGGAAGCATCCACGTCGCAACCCTGGCGGAGGTCAACTTCGTAGTCTCAGCAATCGTCGGTGTAGCCGGTCTCGAAGCCACCTACGCCGCAGTCTGTGCTGGCAAAACCATCGGGCTCGCCAACAAAGAGTGCCTCGTCGCCGCTGGCGAGCTCATCATCGCAGCCGCCAAACAACACAACGTCGCTCTCCTCCCCATCGATTCGGAGCATAACGCCGTCCACCAGTGCATGCGCGGCGGCACAGCAGCTGAGGTCAGACAAATCTGGCTTACCGCCTCAGGTGGTCCGTTCCGCAACACTCCAATCGCAGAATTCGAGCGCATCACTCCCCAGCAAGCCCTCAAGCACCCCACGTGGGTCATGGGCCAGCGCATCACCATCGACTCCGCCACGATGATGAATAAGGGCTTCGAGGTCATCGAGGCTTGCCGGCTCTTCAACCTGCCTGCAAAACAGGTGCGAACCACCATCCACCCTCAATCCACGGTTCACTCCCTGGTTGAGTTCGTTGACGGCAGCATCCTCGCCCAGATCTCGGTCACTGACATGCGCCTTCCGATCCTCTACGCCCTCGCCTACCCAGAGCGTGTCGCCGTAACCGAGAAAGAATCCCTTACCTTCGACCTCACGACACTCTCCCAATTGGACTTCTCTCAGCCCGATTTAACCCGTTTCCCCTGCCTACGTCTAGCTTATGAAGCAGCCGAAACTGGCGGCAACGCCTGCATCGCCCTCAACGCTGCAGACGAGATCGCCGTAGCCGCCTTCCTCGAAGGACGTATCCCCTTCCTCGGCATCCCGCGTACAATAGAAGATGTGCTGCAGCTAACTTCAGGCCAATCCCCGGCGTCTATCCTCGATGTGCTTGATGCAGATCTTGCCGCGCGTGACTGTGCGCGCGAAGTGATTGCCCGCCAATTCACCGGCGCCCGACGGTAGCAAAACTCGAAATACAGCAATGAGGTCCTGACTCTCTCCATGTCGACAATCATCCAGCTTGCCATAGTCCTTGGCATCATGGTCCTGGTCCACGAATTCGGTCACTTCGCCGTCGCAAAGCTCTGCGGCATCCGCGTTGAAGTGTTCTCCATCGGCTTCGGCAAACGCCTCTTCGGCTTCCGCCGCGGCGACACCGAGTACCAGATCGCCGCTGTCCCTCTCGGCGGTTACGTCAAAATGGCTGGCGAGATGGGCTTTTCTGGAAACGAACTCAGCCCCGGCAGCGTCGCGCCCACCGATCCGGGCGACTTCAACGCCCACCCCCGATGGCAGCGCATCCTCGTAGCTCTCGCAGGCCCCATCGCCAACTTCATCCTCGCACTCGGCCTCATGACTGGCGTCTCTATGCTTCACAACGAGGTGCAGGAGTTTATCGACGGGCCCGCGCACACGGATTACGTTACGCCGAACACTCCCGCCGCCCGTACCGGCATTCACAGCGGCGACACGATCGTCCACTATGACACCATCGAGAATCCCACCTGGGATCAGGTCGGCATACGCTCGCTGCTGAATCTTAACCAGACCGTTCCCTTCTCTTTCATTCACGACGGACAACGTACGGACACCAAACTCTTCGTCGAAAACAAAGGCGCTCCCGACGACTTCTCACTCGACAACCTGGGCATCATTCCGCAGATGCAGACCACTCCGGTCCAGGTCGACTCTCTTGAACCCAGTATGCCTGCAGCCCGCGCCGGTCTCAAGCCGCACGACAAAATCGTGAGCATTGACGGCCTTCAGCTGCACTCCGTTCCTGCTCTCTTGTCCTACCTTCAGGATCAGGCAGGCAAGCCCGCGTCCCTCGTAATTCAGCGCACAGCAGCTGACGGCACAGCGCAGACTCTTCCGATTCAGGTCACTCCCGAACTCGCAGAAACGCCCGGTGGGCCTAAGGAAAAGGACTATCGGCTTGGTTTTGTTGCGGTGCAACCGCCAGTCAAAGTGGAGCGTTTGCCCTTTGATAAGGCCGTGGTTGCGTCTTGGCAGTTCAACAAGAAGGGATCTTTGCTGATCGTTGAGGTGCTCAAGCGGCTTTTCACGCGACAGGTTTCGGTCAAGAGCTTGCAGAGTCCGATTGGGATTGGTCAGCAGATTCATCAGGCGGCGCAGATGCCGGGATGGATGCCGTTGATTGGGTTGATGAGCTATATCTCGTTGAATCTGGGGATCTTCAATCTTCTGCCGATTCCAATTCTTGATGGTGGCATGATCCTGTTTTTGTTGATTGAAACCATCATGCGGCGGGATGTGAACCAGCAGATCAAGGAGCGGGTTTATCAGGTTGCGTTCGTCTGTTTGTTGGCGTTCTTTGCGTTTGTTATCTTCAACGACCTGACTAAGCTCAATCTCTTCACGAAGCTCAAACCTTAAAAACATTTCAGAAAAAAATAAGACCACGGGGCGAGCTAATTTGCTCCGGGGTTTTGTTGTTTTTGCTGGTGTTTTTGAGGGGTGTCTTAGAAAAAGTGCGTTTTCGGTGTGGTGTTTTGATGGTGAGAACGTGGTGAAATGTGTGGTAAACGTGGTGCGGAAACCGTCACTTTTCCGGCCACGAAAAATGCGCCACCGTTCTCAACTATTTTTTCTGTCACCACTGGAAGCTGCTCTTAGCTCCGCTACGATCTCCCCCACTGCCTTTCGCGCTTCGTCTTCTCTGTCGGGGGGAAAGCTGATCGCGCCTACGCGAGCGTGGCCGCCGCCGCCGTAGCGCTCGCAGATCGCAGCGAGGTTCACGAGGTCAGACGGCATCAGCTTCGTCCAGGGGTTCGTTCCGACAGACACCTTCGTCCGAAAGCTCGACTTGCTGAGGCCCACGTTGTAGGTCGCGTCCGGGTGCAGATAGTACGGGATGAACTTGTTGTAGCCCTCGGTCGGCTGATCCGTAATGTCGAAGGTGATCACTCCCTGATCCACTGTCGATCGCTGCTTGATCAGCTCGAGTGCCGCCCAATGCCGGTCCATCAGGGGACCGAGGAGTTCCTGCACGAAGCCCTGGTCCAGGACACGCTGCAGACTCATCTCGGTCAGGATCGGAATCAGTCTTTGCACCAGCGTATTGTCCGAAGAGCTTTCAATCACCATCGTCAACTTCATCGCCGGCTCGGCCATCTCGACAGCGGCCTTCGCGCTCTCGTAGCGCGCGCCATCGACGATGTCTGCCCACTTGATCAACTCCAGCACTGGTGCAGTATCGAAGCCGAAGTTGACCTGCGCGATATCTGCGATCAGGCTCGTGCACGAGATGTAGTTCGGGTTGAAAAACTTTCGCATGCGCTCAGACCCATCAGCCTGTCCTGCCTCAAATTGCTTCTGGTCCTCGGGCGTCAGGAACGCGCTCTGATGATGGTCGAACCACCATGTAACCTTTGGCGAAGCTGAGTATTTGAAGTCCACGATTGCGTTTTCGCCGCTGGTGAACTCCGCTTCGTCAAATAGCGCTCCGGCCCGGTGCACCAGCCCGTGGTAGGAGTACGAGTCCGCCGTCTTCACGCGCTCCCGGTGAAACCGCGTAAAAAGCGAAGCCGAACAAGCTCCATCGAAGCACTTGTCGTGATAAAAGATCTTACAGTCCAAATCGTCCATCTCCCGCGCTCAACACCTTTCTCGAAGGTGTGAAGAGTCCAGCATAGCGCACCCCGCCTCCTGGCGATTTCTGCGACTTACGGAACTTACTGCTGGCCGGTGTCGTATACCGACCTTATCAAGAGGATTCCATTTGCAGACCCAAACGACAGATCTACTTCCAGACCCGTCACTCTCTCCGACCGATCAATTGCCCCCTGAGCGTCCCTCGACGCTGCACAACGTTTTCTTTGGCGACGAAGGACTACGGGCGGGCTGGAGCATTCTCATCTTCGTTGCGCTCATGGCAGTGTCTTTTTGGGGTGTGAACGCCCTGGGTCCGCTCCTGCATCTTGTACCCGTACGGAGCGCCACCCAATCATCTGTCACTCTCAGGTTCGCTTTCCTCGCTGAATCGCTCCCTCTCGCGGCAACCCTCCTCGTCACCTGGATTATGTCGAAGATCGAGCGACGTCCGAACTCTGTCTACGGCCTCGGTGGCAGACGCAAGCTTTCCCACTTCCTCGCTGGTCTCGCCTGGGGAGTTGCTTGCCTCTCCCTTCTCTGCCTCATCCTCTGGAAGACCGGCCTCTTCGTAAGCAATGGCCGGCTCTTGTTTGGTTTCGATGCGCTCCGCTATGGCACACTTTGGTTCCTTGGCTTCCTTCTGGTCGGATTTTTCGAGGAGTACCTCAATCGTGGCTACCTACTCTTCACAATCAGCCGTGGGCTTTCCGGCATCTACCAGTGGATCTTCAAGACGCGCCACAGCAAGGCGCTTGGCTTTTGGACGGCCGCGATCCTCATCGCCCTCTTCTTTGGCCTCAGCCACGGCAAGAACCCGAACGAGTCTCCTATCGGCCTACTTGCCGCCACCCTCGTCAGCCTCGTCTTCTGTCTTAGTCTCTGGCGTACCGGGTCGCTCTGGTGGGCCATCGGCTTTCACGCGTCATGGGACTGGGCTCAATCTTTCCTCTACGGCGCGTCCGACAGCGGAATCATGATCGAGCAACATCTCCTTGCCACGCACCCCTTCGGCAAGCCCTTGATGAGCGGCGGGGCCACAGGTCCCGAAGGAAGCATCTTCGTTCTGCTCGTCCTGGTCCTTGTTAGTCTCATCATTATCTTCACCTTGCCGCGCACCAACTCGGGCTACGCCTCAAAGCTGCCCTCGCCCCCTATCGAGGCATGAAGATAAGGCCCGGGTGAACAAGTTCACCGCGTATACAGTCCAGACCAAGAGGAAACTCCTTTGCAGACTCACACCGACGATCGATCCGACGACACTACGCTCCCATCGACTGCCCTGCCTCCAAGTGCGCCTCCCTCGCCGCTGCGCAACATCTTCTTCGGCGACGAAGGACTTCGCGCGGGCTGGAGCATCCTGCTCTTCGCCGCTCTCTTCGGGGCGTTCATGGTGGTCGCGCACCTGATCGCGGTGAAGATTCATCCTCCTACGCACAACGCGTCGTCGCAGAACACCATGCCGTTTCATTTCATGTTTCTGAACGAAGCCATTCCGTTGATTGGAGTTTGCCTTGTCACATGGATCATGTCGAAGGTGGAGCGTCGCCCGATCGGGGTCTACGGACTTGGAGGCTTGAGCAAGGTCCGTCACTTTATCGCGGGATTGGCCTGGGGAATTATCTGCCTGTCGCCATTCATCTTCATACTCTGGAAGGCCGGCTTTCTCGTGTTTGACCAGCGCCTCCTCTTCGGTACTGACATTTTTCGCTACGGCGCACAGTGGCTCTTGATGTTCTTCGTTGTTGGCTTGTTAGAGGAGTACTTCACACGCGGTTATCTTCAGTACACGCTGACTCGCGGCCTCGCGGGTATTTTTCAGTGGGCATTCAAAACACCTCACAGCAAAGCTCTGGGCTTCTGGACTTCGGCAATCATATTTTCGGCGCTCTTCGGATTCGCCCACGGCAGCAACCCCGGCGAGTCTCCTATTGGTCTGCTAACCGCGGCCATCGCTTCCATGATGTTCTGCCTGGTTCTGTGGCGCACTGGCTCTCTGTGGTGGGCCATCGGTTTCCACACCACGTGGGACTGGGGACAATCCTTCCTCTACGGTGTCGCCGATAGCGGCATCATGGTGCAACACCATCTCCTCGCCACGCATCCCGTCGGCAAGCCGTTGCTGAGTGGAGGCACGACCGGCCCGGAAGGCAGCATCGTGATCCTGCCGATCATTATCCTGATCGTGCTGGTCATTATCTTTACCCTGCCCCGCACGCACGCAGGTTATACGCGCCTGCTTGAGCGTCCCATCGAGTCCTGAGACGTCAGGTATTAAAAGATCGAACTAGACGATCGGCGTTCCCTGATACCGCGTCTCCGCGAGGTCCAGCTCCCGCTCCATCGTTCGGAGCACATCGTCTCCGATACGCCCACTGTCGCGCAGAGAGATGAGGGTGCGCCGTTCGGTCTGTAGCGCGTCTTCCAGAATGCTCCGCGAGCGCGTGATGGATTCGGTGTCGATGGTTTCGAGATCTCCATCTTCGCCTCCTCCGACGGCTGCGAGCTTGTGCCTGTAGCGATGAATCAGATCATCGTAAAGGTGCTCGTCGCCATGTCTATCATGCTTGCGGGCTTCTTCGAGATGGTGAACGGCCGCGCGCAGTACGATTCGTCTTGCCTCTATTTCCTCGGGATCCATTCCTGCGCTGCCTGCGAGGCCCAGCAGACGGATCAGTGCGGGCAGCGTGAGGCCCTGCAGCACCAGGGTGACGAGGATTACGCAGAATGCAAGAAACACGATAAGGTTTCTCGTCTCGGATCTGCCATCTCCGATTATCTCGGGAACTGAGATTGCGGCTGCGAGCGCGATTACACCGCGCATCCCTGTCCAGCCTACGACAAAGACTTCGCGTGGCTGAAGCGCCTCTTCCTTATGTTTCATCCAACGCCGGTCGATATACGCCGCAATCTTGAAGACGGGAATGACCCAGATGATTCGCAACACGATTAGGACGACGCTGAAGACTGCGCCATAAAAGATCAGGGTTCCCTTGCTGAACTTGCCGTGAATTCCGGCCAGCACGTAGGGCAGCTGCAAGCCGATCAATACAAAAACCAGGCCGTTCAGCATGAAGGTCAACGCATCCCAAGCCGCATTTACCTGCAGGCGCACTGCGGGCGAAAAGAACTGTGTGCTCTTGCGGCTCATATAGATTCCACTCGCCACTACCGCTAGAACTCCAGATGCTTTCGCATGTTCTCCTGCGAGGTAAGCTGCGTACGGAACGACAAGACTCACCACCAGTTCGACGGGGCCGTCGTCAATGAACTTTTCGAGCCAGCCGATGACAATTCCGATCAGCAGACCGATCAAAATTCCTCCGAAGACCAGATAGAGCAGCCTCAAAAAGCCGCCACCGAGCGTTGGAGTGTGTCCGCCTTGAATGATTCCAATTCCTATCTCGAGCGCGAGCAGACCGGTCGCATCGTTGAGGAGACTCTCTCCTTCGAGGATGTCGACGATCCGCCTGGGAAGGCCAATCGACTTTGCGATCGAGGTCGCAGCGATCGCATCGGTTGTCGCCACCACGGCACCGAGCAGAAAGCCAGCCTTCCAGTCGAGCGCTGTGATGAAGTGATCGGAGAAGAACGCTACTCCCCATACCGTAAATCCGACCAGTCCGAATGCGAGCAGACCGATCACGATTGCGTTGCGGCGAAACTCCCGCCAAGACATCGCCCACGCAGACGCGTACAGCAGCGGCGGAAGAAAGACGACGAAGACGACGTCGGGGTCGAGCGGCACGCGCGGCATCCGCGGCAGGAAGCTGATAATAAGCCCCGCCAGCACGAGCACGATGGGGTACGGCACCTTGATCCGCTGCGCCATCGCAGCAAACCCCGCGACCAGAACCAGCAGCAAAAGGATGACCGTCTCGACAGCATGCAGACTGGATCCAGCTTCCATAACACCTCCGTTTCGGTCCGGCACAGCGGTTCGAGCTACATTACACACAGTGTCTCTAAAAATGATGCTAAGTGAACCAAATTAATTGACGTGCGTGGCGGCCGTTCCAGTTGCGCGCCAATCGCCGCTCACCATTTACACTTCGATCAGGCCATGAATCCGTACGAATCGATCGCCGCTGCCTCCCCGGAAGAAGCCCGGACCGCCCTGCAGGTTCGACGCAGACGGATCTTTTATCGGCTTGTCGTTATTTTCACCGCGCTTCTTGTTCTTTGCGTTACAGTTGGGTTCTTTTACGGGCGTCACTGGACACGGCAGGCGTTGCACGATGCTCTGCCCCAACTTGATGGCTCGATTTCGCTGTCCGGCCTCTCCGCTCCGGTTACGGTCGAGCGCGACGCACATGGGGTTCCCCACCTTCGGGCAAGTTCGCTCGACGACCTCGTGATGGCCCAGGGCTACGTGACCGCGCAGGACCGTCTGTGGCAGATGGACGCCTTGCGTCGCCATGCGGCTGGCAACCTTGCAGAGATTCTCGGGGCAACGTTGATTCCACACGATCGCGCGCAACGCACCCTGCAGATCAGGGCCGCTGCAGACCGTGCACTTACAACCCTTTCGCCTGACCAGCTGCATCTGCTTGAGCGCTATGCCGCCGGTGTCAACGCGTCCATTGCCACGCAGAGTGCTCATCTGCCCCTCGAGTTTCGGCTGCTGCGATACGAACCGACGCCATGGACTCCTCGGGACTCGCTTCTCATTGGCCTGGTGATGTTTCAGGACCTGACCAACAGCTTTCCGACGCAGCTGAATCGAGAAGCGCTGACTGCGCTTCTGCCTTCTCACCTTGTTGGTGACCTCTACCCTGTGGACTCATGGCGCGATCATCCGCCGGCTCAACCTACCGTCGACCTGACCGCGCCGCAGCAGGACATTCCTGATGTTCCGCTGGATGAATCGCAGACGAAGCTTCGCAGGCCGTCGCTTCCGACCGCGAATATTGATGATCTGCTCGCGCTGCAGCAGACGCTCAAAAATCCGGTCTGCGAAGGCTGCTTTGCGGGCTCGAACGACTGGGTTGTCTCGGGCGCCCACACGGTCACCGGCAAGCCGCTGCTGTCGAACGACATGCACCTCGCGCACAATGTGCCCGGCATCTGGTATCAGGCTGACCTTGAGGCACCCACAGCAAATGGGGAACTTCACGTTGCGGGCGTCTCTCTTCCGGGGGTGCCGTTTATCATCGTCGGCCACAACGCCCATGTTGCCTGGGGCTTTACCAACCTCGGCGCCGAGGTGCAGGACGTTTCCGTTGAACATATACGCGGCAGCGGCACCACAATGGAGTATCAATCTGCCGACAGCGCGTGGCACCCTGTGATTCATCAGCAGGAGGTGATCCATGTCAAAGGCGCGAAGGATATTTTGCTCGATGTACCTGCAACGCAACACGGTGGCATGACGACTCCAATCGTCTCAGGTATGTTTCCGAGCGAGAAGCGCAGCCTCTCTCTTCACTGGACGATCTACGATCCTGCGAACATCACGCCATCCTTCCTGGCCGTCAACTCAGCGACTGATGGCGCCAGCCTTGTCTCGGCCTTCTCGACGTTCGGCGGTCCTGCACAGAATGTCGTCTATGCCGACGATCAGGGCCACATCGGCTACCACGCCGTCGGAAAGGTTCCGATTCGCGGCAACATCGCCACGCCGAGCCCTATCAGCCCGGTTCCCAGCGACGCGCTCGATGCTACGCAGGAGTGGGTCGGGACAATCCCATACGACCTGCTTCCGCGAGCGAGCGACCCGCCCAACGGCATCCTCGCCACCGCCAACTCACGCGTGACCGGTGACGACTACCCGTACCCCATCACGCTCAACTGGGCCGCGCCCTACCGCAACGAGCGCATCTGGAAGGTTCTCACCGCACGCGCCCTCGAGACGAAAGATAAGCTCACAGCGGAAGACATGCTCGCGCTCCAGACCGACATCTACTCCGACGTCGATCACGTCATCGCGCAGCGCCTTGCCTACGCCATCGATCACGCCACCAGACCCGAGTTCACCACCGACAAGAACGCGGCAAAGCGACTCCATCAGGCAGCCGACCTGCTCCGCGACTGGAACGGCACCGTCGACGCAGACGCCGCAGCTCCAGCCATCGTTGTCGCGACTCGCGCCGCGCTGTGGCCACTGCTGCTCGACCCACAGCTCAAGTCTCAGCCCGAGATCAAGTCGGATCTCCAGCCCGTAGCCCATCGCACCGGAGCGGCTCTTTACAGTTGGGGCAACAAAGCCTATGCGGAAGAGTGGCTCATCATGCACACGCCCAGCCGTTGGCTGCCTCCCGCCTACCCCACCTGGGACGATCTCCTCACAGCCGCCGTCTCAAAGGCTCTCGTCGACAACCATGCTCCAATCGACCTCGCCAAGTGGCAGTACGGTCAGTTCCGACCCATCGACATCGAGCACCCCATCTATAGTCAGTCTCCCATTCTTCAGCGCATCCTCGGCGTGCCGACCAGCCCCGGCCTGCAACCTCAAAGTGGCGATGACGTCACGGTCAAGCAGGTAGGCCGCAGCTTCGGTCCCTCCGAGCGCTTCACCGCCGACCTCTCCGATCTCGACCACAGCACCCTGAACCTTGTGCTCGGCGAATCTTCCAATCCTCTGAGCGCGTGGTTCATGGACCAGTGGCCTGCCTGGTATCACGGCACTACTTTTCCGCTACCCTTTAGCAATGCCGCGGTCGATGCCGCCACCACCCACACCCTAACTCTCACTCCCAGATAGCGCTCCCTCGCGGCCGAACGGAATCGGAATACCATGCTGCAGGCGAAGATGTCCCGGCAGAGTCAGCTTCTTCAGCTTTCGTTCGAGGACATCCACCTCCGCCACTGCAATCTTCCCGGTCCACTCACACTCTCCAAGCTCAATCGACACAATCTCTCCCTTCTTCAACCCGAGCACCAGCCCCCGGATCGTCGTCACCAGGCCAACGTCGAAGGCGATCTCGTGAACGGTCTTGCCTCCCAGCCGCACATCCACGTGCGGGTGCAGGGTGGAGTGGATCGAGTGGTCCGCGAGAACAGAGACGATCTCCGTCTCCGGGCTCCCACGGCTCCGCCGCACGTCTTCCATGAACTTTGAATAGTGCTTCCATCCGTTCGCCAGCAACGCCAGCACACTCACGTGCATTGTCTCCTCGAGCGAATCGGTTACACCCTCCTGAATGCTGCTCCACGAGATCACCTTCGGGACTTTTTTGCGCAGCTCGGTCAGCTCCTCTGCGCCAAGTCCCGCCTTCAGATCGGTCTCCACCTCTCCGCCTTTGACCAGCGAAAACAGATCCCCCAGGCTTAAATCCTCAGTCAGAACTGCCGAGTCCTTCTTTGTGCTCTCCTCTTCAGGCTTGGTCATCGCTTGCTCCTATCCGGACCTTCGCTTCGTTTTTAAAAACGTGATGCGTTCTTCCGCAGGCCCCATGTCAGGGACAAAGCTCAACGACAGATGCGGCTGCGGGCCAACGACAGTCACCTTCGGCACATCCCACCGACAGCCTGTCGTGACGTTCAGCAGCATGTGTAAGATCCAAAATCCCACCCCAGCCATCGAAGCCAGCGACACAGTAACCAGGGCCTTCTTCCTCACCGCGGGTCGAACCGACGATGGCGGCTGGTTCGTAATGGTTGACCGAACCGGCTTAACATCATGCTGCGCCCGCGTGTGCCGATTCGTTGCAACCTTTCCTTCATCCCGATTCTGCTGAGGCCCTGGTTGGTCCGACTTTGGCGGATCCTGATGCGGCGGCGTTGTTGTCGGGCTTTCAGAGGGCGCCTTCGCTTGCGATCCATTCGGCGCCGGGTCTGCGATGCTTGGCGGAGGCGTCTGGTCTGGTACGCTCGGCGAATACGAGACGGCAGGTCCCGGCTGTAGGTTGCGATTCGCCGGAAGTACCTGCTGCGACGGAAACGACGGCAATGTTATCGGTCGCGGCCAGCGTGGCGGCCGGTACACCTTCGGCGAAGGCTGCGGCTTCTGATTCGTATTCGGATTCGGCTTCGGTGTCGGCTTCTGGTTCGGATTCGGATTCGGATTCGGGTTCGGGTTCGGGTTCGGGTTCGGGTTCGGATTCTGCTTCTGGTTTGGATTCGGATTCGGATTCGGATTTTGCGTATTCGGCGTTGTCGGTTGCTTCGGTGGGCCTACTCCGTTCCAAGGCTTCCCACCATTTGTTGGCTTCAGTTCCTCCATCAAGAGCGGTGTCGATGTCTGGTTCTGAGTAGATGTCTGGTTCTGCGTCAGTGTCTGGTTCTGTGAATTCGCCTTCAACGTACCGGCCGTTGATGGTTGCGCCTGGGCATCCGATCCCCGCGATACAGCGAGCGAATTCATGCCGTGAAGATTCGATTCAAATAGCTGGTTCGACTGGGGTGGCGGGGTTGGTGGAACCCCGGAAGTCTGCGCTGTTACAACACCCGAGGGATGCGGTTGTGCCGCCCCTGCTAACGGCAACTTTGCAGCGCTTGACGGTGGTGTTTGCATCGACCCGCCCGGGTGCTGGCCACTGTTGCTCGTTTGTCCCTTTGGTGCAGAAGCGCCTGGCGCCGGACGGTGTCCCATTGATTGGGGCTGCGCCGCCCTGGCATTCGAACCTGCCCCACGATTTGACCCGTTCTGCGCCTCTATCACCGGCCCAGCGCTCACCCCAGCGCATACCAGAC
Coding sequences within:
- a CDS encoding CPBP family intramembrane glutamic endopeptidase, with protein sequence MQTHTDDRSDDTTLPSTALPPSAPPSPLRNIFFGDEGLRAGWSILLFAALFGAFMVVAHLIAVKIHPPTHNASSQNTMPFHFMFLNEAIPLIGVCLVTWIMSKVERRPIGVYGLGGLSKVRHFIAGLAWGIICLSPFIFILWKAGFLVFDQRLLFGTDIFRYGAQWLLMFFVVGLLEEYFTRGYLQYTLTRGLAGIFQWAFKTPHSKALGFWTSAIIFSALFGFAHGSNPGESPIGLLTAAIASMMFCLVLWRTGSLWWAIGFHTTWDWGQSFLYGVADSGIMVQHHLLATHPVGKPLLSGGTTGPEGSIVILPIIILIVLVIIFTLPRTHAGYTRLLERPIES
- a CDS encoding CPBP family glutamic-type intramembrane protease is translated as MQTQTTDLLPDPSLSPTDQLPPERPSTLHNVFFGDEGLRAGWSILIFVALMAVSFWGVNALGPLLHLVPVRSATQSSVTLRFAFLAESLPLAATLLVTWIMSKIERRPNSVYGLGGRRKLSHFLAGLAWGVACLSLLCLILWKTGLFVSNGRLLFGFDALRYGTLWFLGFLLVGFFEEYLNRGYLLFTISRGLSGIYQWIFKTRHSKALGFWTAAILIALFFGLSHGKNPNESPIGLLAATLVSLVFCLSLWRTGSLWWAIGFHASWDWAQSFLYGASDSGIMIEQHLLATHPFGKPLMSGGATGPEGSIFVLLVLVLVSLIIIFTLPRTNSGYASKLPSPPIEA
- a CDS encoding Na+/H+ antiporter: MEAGSSLHAVETVILLLLVLVAGFAAMAQRIKVPYPIVLVLAGLIISFLPRMPRVPLDPDVVFVVFLPPLLYASAWAMSWREFRRNAIVIGLLAFGLVGFTVWGVAFFSDHFITALDWKAGFLLGAVVATTDAIAATSIAKSIGLPRRIVDILEGESLLNDATGLLALEIGIGIIQGGHTPTLGGGFLRLLYLVFGGILIGLLIGIVIGWLEKFIDDGPVELVVSLVVPYAAYLAGEHAKASGVLAVVASGIYMSRKSTQFFSPAVRLQVNAAWDALTFMLNGLVFVLIGLQLPYVLAGIHGKFSKGTLIFYGAVFSVVLIVLRIIWVIPVFKIAAYIDRRWMKHKEEALQPREVFVVGWTGMRGVIALAAAISVPEIIGDGRSETRNLIVFLAFCVILVTLVLQGLTLPALIRLLGLAGSAGMDPEEIEARRIVLRAAVHHLEEARKHDRHGDEHLYDDLIHRYRHKLAAVGGGEDGDLETIDTESITRSRSILEDALQTERRTLISLRDSGRIGDDVLRTMERELDLAETRYQGTPIV
- a CDS encoding DHH family phosphoesterase; the encoded protein is MDDLDCKIFYHDKCFDGACSASLFTRFHRERVKTADSYSYHGLVHRAGALFDEAEFTSGENAIVDFKYSASPKVTWWFDHHQSAFLTPEDQKQFEAGQADGSERMRKFFNPNYISCTSLIADIAQVNFGFDTAPVLELIKWADIVDGARYESAKAAVEMAEPAMKLTMVIESSSDNTLVQRLIPILTEMSLQRVLDQGFVQELLGPLMDRHWAALELIKQRSTVDQGVITFDITDQPTEGYNKFIPYYLHPDATYNVGLSKSSFRTKVSVGTNPWTKLMPSDLVNLAAICERYGGGGHARVGAISFPPDREDEARKAVGEIVAELRAASSGDRKNS
- a CDS encoding 1-deoxy-D-xylulose-5-phosphate reductoisomerase; amino-acid sequence: MKKLAILGSTGSIGHSTLSICESFPGRYQVISLAAGNNIDAAFAQCLRWRPKAISLATESLAENLKSRLKAEGITNIEVVHGTSGSIHVATLAEVNFVVSAIVGVAGLEATYAAVCAGKTIGLANKECLVAAGELIIAAAKQHNVALLPIDSEHNAVHQCMRGGTAAEVRQIWLTASGGPFRNTPIAEFERITPQQALKHPTWVMGQRITIDSATMMNKGFEVIEACRLFNLPAKQVRTTIHPQSTVHSLVEFVDGSILAQISVTDMRLPILYALAYPERVAVTEKESLTFDLTTLSQLDFSQPDLTRFPCLRLAYEAAETGGNACIALNAADEIAVAAFLEGRIPFLGIPRTIEDVLQLTSGQSPASILDVLDADLAARDCAREVIARQFTGARR
- the rseP gene encoding RIP metalloprotease RseP — translated: MSTIIQLAIVLGIMVLVHEFGHFAVAKLCGIRVEVFSIGFGKRLFGFRRGDTEYQIAAVPLGGYVKMAGEMGFSGNELSPGSVAPTDPGDFNAHPRWQRILVALAGPIANFILALGLMTGVSMLHNEVQEFIDGPAHTDYVTPNTPAARTGIHSGDTIVHYDTIENPTWDQVGIRSLLNLNQTVPFSFIHDGQRTDTKLFVENKGAPDDFSLDNLGIIPQMQTTPVQVDSLEPSMPAARAGLKPHDKIVSIDGLQLHSVPALLSYLQDQAGKPASLVIQRTAADGTAQTLPIQVTPELAETPGGPKEKDYRLGFVAVQPPVKVERLPFDKAVVASWQFNKKGSLLIVEVLKRLFTRQVSVKSLQSPIGIGQQIHQAAQMPGWMPLIGLMSYISLNLGIFNLLPIPILDGGMILFLLIETIMRRDVNQQIKERVYQVAFVCLLAFFAFVIFNDLTKLNLFTKLKP